From the genome of Vicia villosa cultivar HV-30 ecotype Madison, WI linkage group LG2, Vvil1.0, whole genome shotgun sequence, one region includes:
- the LOC131649276 gene encoding uncharacterized protein LOC131649276, translated as MEGNQDIDADDGSEIDMTNAIDEIWKMWRSLDVVGKRALKRRVCEIAYPTTTKMCPPPEKIKTKGGVKKKGKRLVGYDVYPDPSGYEYVDQSHLSSQKSSKRLYSQLSRTSKNREFDKYIVQFPDYIRPFIDDIVDVRDDGNCGFRAIASLHGYGTDGWSMVRRDLEKEIIGPRSKLYEDLFGQRLPTVRSSLVIETLGQQPSNKWMTLPELGYVIANRYNVVLVSLGHLSLSYFPMTSAHSPNASIYCIDFVNGNHWVQVNMNEGFPLPPVTTDWTKYRTKDATSWIVGFAGRLQHWQRLMPILPKHVSLD; from the exons ATGGAAGGAAATCAAGATATAGAtgcagatgatggatcagaaataGACATGACAAATGCAATCGATGAAATTTGGAAAATGTGGAGGTCATTAGATGTTGTCGGAAAAAGAGCATTAAAAAGAAGAGTGTGTGAGATTGCTTATCCAACTACAACAAAGATGTGTCCACCGCctgaaaaaattaaaaccaaaggaGGGGTTAAGAAAAAAGGGAAGAGACTTGTGGGATATGATGTTTATCCTGATCCTTCAGGATATGAGTATGTTGATCAATCACATTTGAGttctcaaaaatcttcaaagagGTTATATTCACAACTATCCCGAACCTCAAAAAATAGAGAATTTGATAAATACATTGTACAATTTCCAGATTACATCAGACCatttattgatgacattgttgatgTAAGAGATGATGGAAATTGTGGTTTTAGAGCCATTGCATCTTTGCATGGTTATGGCACAGATGGATGGTCAATGGTTCGTCGGGATTTGGagaaagagattataggtcctagaAGCAAGTTGTATGAGGATTTATTTGGTCAACGCCTTCCAACAGTGAGATCATCGTTGGTGATAGAAACTTTAGGTCAACAACCATCAAATAAATGGATGACGTTACCTGAGTTGGGCTATGTAATAGCTAATCGGTATAACGTTGTTCTCGTCTCTTTAGGTCACCTTAGTTTGAGTTACTTTCCTATGACGAGTGCACATTCACCTAATGCATCCATTTACTGTATCGACTTTGTCAATGGAAATCATTGGGTTCAG GTAAACATGAATGAAGGATTCCCGTTGCCACCTGTCACAACTGATTGGACGAAATATCGCACAAAAGATGCAACTTCTTGGATAGTAGGATTTGCCGGGCGGTTACAACATTGGCAACGGCTAATGCCTATACTACCAAAACATGTCAGCTTAGATTGA